One genomic region from Ptychodera flava strain L36383 chromosome 14, AS_Pfla_20210202, whole genome shotgun sequence encodes:
- the LOC139148849 gene encoding mammalian ependymin-related protein 1-like: MRILLAILVFVGVVYGQTPKPCLAPYVWEAKVIQYDISKQFEMRSRMAYDARNQRIRVVDKVNLEDKKDNFATLFLYQEGKEYKLNMKTKECKVIDLTRPFRPVRVPNNATFYGETTIGSLAAEGAGVIVQLWEGQTEHGQ; this comes from the exons ATGAGAATCTTGCTTGCAATATTAGTATTCGTTGGTGTTGTGTACGGACAGACACCAAAACCATGCC TTGCACCGTATGTATGGGAAGCAAAAGTTATACAG TATGATATCAGCAAACAATTTGAAATGAGGAGCAGAATGGCCTACGATGCACGCAATCAAAGAATCCGTGTGGTGGATAAAGTTAATCTTGAAGACAAGAAAGATAACTTTGCAACTCTATTTCTTTATCAAGAG GGTAAAGAATACAAGCTGAATATGAAAACCAAGGAATGCAAAGTGATCGATCTTACCAGACCCTTCCGCCCCGTTCGTGTTCCCAACAATGCTACTTTCTACGGTGAGACTACCATTGGCAGCCTGGCAGCAGAAGGAGCGGGCGTCATAGTGCAGTTATGGGAAGGACAGACAGAACACGGTCAGTGA